One region of Syntrophobacter fumaroxidans MPOB genomic DNA includes:
- a CDS encoding transporter substrate-binding domain-containing protein — MFRKCLSALWVPALLLTCGIAFAVTPFEVFDGSVLNQVIKRNKLMVGMEVKFFPFEYADEKGRPLGFDVEIAGLAAKELGVELEIKDMEFSGLIPALQGGKVDMIISGMTRTLTRAKTVSFTQAYFETGLCALLSNRRAPDVKDVKELNAPGRVIAVKLGTTGDLVTAKMFPEAQVNRYKEETACVREVVTGRADAFLYDQLSIGKHHKENPDTTHAVLTPFTYEPFAIAIRKGDPDFLNWLNQFLETIKADGRYRELHEKHFGDILR, encoded by the coding sequence ATGTTCCGAAAATGTCTATCCGCACTTTGGGTTCCGGCGCTTCTGCTGACCTGCGGAATCGCCTTTGCCGTGACGCCCTTCGAAGTCTTCGACGGGAGCGTCCTCAACCAGGTGATCAAGCGCAACAAGCTGATGGTCGGAATGGAAGTAAAATTCTTCCCCTTTGAATACGCTGACGAAAAAGGCCGGCCATTGGGATTCGACGTGGAAATCGCCGGGCTCGCGGCAAAGGAACTGGGCGTGGAACTGGAAATCAAGGACATGGAATTCAGCGGTCTCATCCCCGCTTTGCAGGGCGGCAAGGTGGACATGATCATCTCCGGGATGACGAGGACGCTGACGAGGGCCAAAACGGTGAGCTTTACGCAGGCGTACTTCGAGACGGGGTTGTGTGCCCTGTTGAGCAACAGGAGGGCCCCTGACGTCAAGGACGTCAAGGAGTTGAACGCCCCGGGCCGGGTGATCGCCGTCAAGCTCGGCACCACCGGGGACCTGGTTACGGCGAAGATGTTTCCCGAGGCACAGGTCAACCGTTACAAGGAAGAGACGGCATGCGTGCGAGAAGTGGTGACGGGAAGGGCCGACGCGTTCCTCTACGATCAACTGTCCATCGGCAAGCATCACAAGGAAAATCCCGATACGACTCACGCCGTGCTGACGCCGTTCACCTACGAACCTTTTGCCATAGCGATCCGCAAGGGAGACCCCGATTTTCTGAACTGGCTGAACCAGTTCCTCGAAACCATAAAGGCGGACGGACGCTACCGCGAGCTTCACGAGAAGCACTTTGGCGATATTCTGCGCTGA
- a CDS encoding amino acid ABC transporter permease codes for MRTKYSLIIRVLIVLGTGGCLVFLFGRIEYPWNWRVPWEYRWLFFRGFYTTFIIAVGATSMGFCLGVFGGIARTSRSVLARETAMLYVEFFRGTPLLIQIYIFYFCVAAAVHYDNPVIIGMFSLAVFSGAYITEMVRAGIESIDRGQIEAAMSTGLNDWETMRYVVFPQAFRRIIPPVAGQFVSVIKDSSLLSVISVRELTKASEIINATTYKTFEAYLPLAALYLIITYPLSYLTQRLEQKIKHD; via the coding sequence ATGCGGACGAAATACTCTCTCATCATCCGCGTGCTCATCGTCCTGGGAACGGGAGGCTGCCTGGTCTTCCTGTTCGGCCGGATCGAGTATCCCTGGAACTGGAGGGTTCCATGGGAATACCGGTGGCTTTTCTTTCGCGGCTTCTACACCACGTTCATTATCGCCGTCGGGGCCACATCGATGGGCTTCTGCCTCGGCGTCTTCGGGGGAATCGCGCGGACTTCCCGGTCGGTCCTGGCCAGGGAGACGGCGATGCTGTACGTGGAGTTCTTTCGAGGCACGCCTCTGCTGATTCAGATCTATATCTTCTATTTCTGTGTGGCGGCGGCCGTACATTACGACAATCCGGTGATCATCGGCATGTTCTCTCTGGCCGTGTTTTCAGGCGCCTATATCACGGAGATGGTGAGAGCCGGGATTGAATCCATCGACCGGGGTCAGATCGAGGCCGCCATGTCCACCGGCTTGAACGACTGGGAAACCATGCGATACGTCGTCTTCCCTCAAGCCTTCCGGCGAATCATTCCCCCCGTCGCAGGCCAGTTCGTCTCCGTTATCAAGGATTCGTCCCTGCTCTCGGTGATTTCCGTGCGCGAGCTGACCAAGGCGTCGGAAATCATCAACGCAACCACCTACAAGACTTTCGAGGCCTACTTGCCGCTGGCTGCGCTATACCTTATCATTACGTATCCGCTTTCCTATCTGACCCAGCGCCTCGAACAAAAAATCAAGCACGATTGA